The DNA sequence ATGGCAATGTATGCTAAATTGTAGACTTAACCCATAATTGATCGGAGGTACTCCGACATTAAATATATTTCAGCACTGGACAAAATGAAACACTCTACCTCACTCTCTTTCCATCTGTAGCTTTACTGCTTCCATTCCAGGAAAGGAAATGTTAGGTTTAGTTTAAGAAAGAAGGGCCTTACCTATCCAAAAGTTGTAGTCATCCTTAAAATGGCTTCAGGTTAGACATTTAACATTTGATCTTAGCTTTGAAATTACAAAAAGTTATAGTGAACAATGACACGGCCACCTGAACAGATCTATAAAATCCACAACATTTCTGAAAAATGATGAGCTCTATATACTTACCATGAGGTCTTTTTGAGTCTGTATTTTCTGGGCCACTACGAACATCTTCTTCTCTCTCTCAATGTGCTGTTGCAGCAGGGTATATTGGTGCTTTCTCTGTCGAGCAAGTTTCTGAAAGAGCAAATTACAAATTGTGAGGATAAAAGGTGAGTAACCGGAAAAGTGCAGAAAAGAGGAAAGCTCAAGATTGATCTGGATAAATTAATTGCCGGTTTCccctacattaaaaaaaaaaatagttgcAGAACAGCATGATCAGTCATTTTATCTTTAAAGAATATACTTTAATTTACACGGAGAATGCAAGaacgaatgaacaattgttgcaatgATATTGATCTAGATAAATTAATGGCCGGTTTccccaacatttttttaaaaatttgttgcaTAACAGCATGATCAGTCATTTTGTCTTCAAAGAATATACTTTAATCGACACAGAGAATGCAAGAACGAATGAACAACAATTGTTGCAATGCTACATTTTGTGAAACATGGGCATGCTGTTTCTCACAGCTAGAACAATGACCCTCTGCAAATTAACAGTCACACGTTTCAAATGATTGTCAGATTGTCGAAATGCCAAGATAATGCCCAATCAGCTTTTTGAAATGCTACCATTGCCTTAGTGAGCCCAAGTGATCGCTCTTATTTTAAGTATATTTTAACCTGAATGTGATTTCTATTACCTCAAGTGCCTTGGGATGTGTGGCTCCTTTAATTTTTTCCTTCTGCAAGGTTTCGATCGTTGGTCGGTTATACACTCTGTCTAACAGCTCTGGTACGGTATTGAGGCGCTTTGCCAAGTCAAATTCCTTCACTGTGCACAAATTTAAATGAGAGCTTTTTCAAGTATTGTAATGGAGCAATCAAAGATTAGGACAGAACAATAACATGTTTGCTCTGCCATCAATGCACCTTGCAAACAACAGGAATCATACAATTAAAGCTCTGTCAGGGATAGTAAGGTGCCATACAGACCAAAGATGCCCCAGGAATGATAATCAGTGCACTCTTTATTTCAACTAGCACAGAAGTGTGCGATACTACAGTTGACCTTACTTTGACGGAGTAAAGGgacggagtgaagggaggggggtctGGGGATGTTAGGAAAGTGTATTATTTTAGAAGAAAAAGGGTAAGTCAAGGGCAATGCgaggtttttaaaaaatcagataGCAAGCTTTTTGAAGTACTTGGCATCCATCGTCATAGTAGAGGAAAAAGATAATATAGCTGAGGGGAATTAATAATGAATCAAGAACTGGAACTCACTAACAAAAATACATGAGGAAAAATTAATGACACTAAAGACTGGCAAATGCTTTCACTTCTGGAGAGGTCACACCCAGACTAGAAAACTGGAGAAAGTACTGTGCAACTTCTTTCAGGGCTACTTCTTTCAGGGTAGGCACGCTGAATTAAGTGCACTCAGGCACTTAGCTGGACAGCACTAGGCATTTCCTGGGAACAAGGACCTCAGGGACAGAAGTCCTGACCAGCATGAGGTTCTGGCAATAAGAGGCCTGCAGTTCCATTGCACGACTGTACAACTGGGGAGGTGGAAGCTGCTACCAGTATGACACCCAGCTGATGCGGCGGATCGTTACTGGATCCCAGGCTACAGATTGAGTGATGATAGTGGGGGGGGACATTGGTAGCAAGAGGGGGGTGGCTCTTAACAGGTACTGAGTGCCTGTGAACATGGTACCTCTTCCCCCCAACTCATAAGATGGTTTGCTAAAATTAAAGTTTACGGAATCGAAGGAAAATTATTGACCAGCTTAGGCTAGAAAATAGGATATACAGATAATGGATATATACTCGTTTGGAAGTGGCAAATGGTGTCTCATATCGGTCCTGGGGTCTTAATTAATTATATTTGTTATCCACGTCATAAAAGACGCAGCCACACATTCAAGTTTGCCAATGATGCATAGTCATTTGTGTATGCTGGAGCATAAATTTGCAGAGATAAATTGGTTGGGCAAAACTGCGGCGGATGGATTTCAGCACAACTAAGTTAGAAGTCATCCATTTTGAACCGCGAAACAAAAAGTCACGTTCAAAAAACAGGGTACACAAATATAATAGAGATGCAACTAGAACACAAAGATCATTCTTTCAAGATAATGGTAACTCTTTTTATGTGCCAGTTTTTAGGCTCATGTTACTAATATTCCATAAATTATGCGGGTCTGTTGAGGATTCACTAGCAGGACTGGAGTACATTTCCATAGAAGTGTGCAAGGAACTTAAATTAGCACATAATTAAATGGTGAGGAATAAATTATATATGTTGCTATATGTTTTATATTGTATTTGACGGATAACTGCAATCGCCTGTGAAAGCAATTAAAATAACTCAGGAACCCTGAAAAAAGATAGCTAAAATGCAACATTCCTTCCTTCTACCAATATTTTCACATAGTGACCATCCAGAGACAACTGACAACAGGGTTGGATAATAGAGCATAATTATTCATTTTACATTTTGTCACCATCACGCTTCCAGGTCAGATACAATAAGAGGCAGAAACAGAGAAAGATTCGTCATGCTGCTCCAACAAACAATCCATGATTTCATCTTCAGACCAACACTCCTTATTAACAGCACCTCGTTTCTATAACTATCAGGCACATGGAATCTGATTTTGTCAGCAAGGGCTTGCAAATGAGCCACTTGCAGCTGAACAAATAAATGTACTACACTCGAGGACCAATTCTTTGAGCAACAAAATATATTTTCAACTTTCAAAGATCTTTCATATTAAGCCTTATTATTTTTTAACATTCCAAAGCAGGAATCAGTTAGTGTTGTAGACCATTCCTTAATCCAattaaatgtttttggatttttctATTTTGAGTGTAGAAGAAATATTGCTTTGGTCCCTAAAGGAATGTCCTCAATGTGGCTCAGCAAGATTATCTAGGGAGTAACCGAGCCAACACTAAGGGGGatccgggttgggtcactgggcTGTGCTGACTCAAGCGATCTCAGCCGGCCTCAGTGCCCCTGGGTTAAGGAATTGAAGAGAAAGCAGCCAGAGTTTGTACTCTACTGAGCATGCATATGTGGCCATGGTGTGGGGTTCCATCCCGGGATAGATCATGGCGCACCTCCCTCAATTAAAAAATTGCTTATTTGTGCAATATATCACACACATGGGACCAAATCTGGAAAAGGAAACTCACCCTTAAGGGTAAGAGGAGTTTGTTATATTTTTAAATTAGTTGAAATTGAATCGAATGTACGACCATGTTTCTCAGAACAATACAGAAATGGTCCAAAGCGATGCATCTCTATTACTTAACACATTCAAATAATCATTCCTTGTATCACAAGTTAAATCTTCATGACTAAATAAAGAGCCAAGCTGAAAATTCATACACAGGTCACAAGAATATGTAACATGATACAGCACCTTCCTTTTTAGATTTGCAGAAGAAGATGTGCTTATTGGGGGGTTTTCCGTCAGCCTCTAAAAGATGGAGTTCAGACTTCAGTCTTTCAATTTTCTGCAAATGTATTGGAAATTCACATCATCAAATCAGCACACAGGAGACTTCACAGCAGGCTCAATATTCCCACTGTTTACTTTTCCAGAATAAAAGCCATTATTAAATCTGTGAAAAAGCATGTGGTACCTTGAAAGATATTAAAAGTGCAGATCTATTTTATCCGACTGTCTAAAAAACTAACACCCAATTGTCAGAAATCCTGGAGTCCATTTTGGGTTAATTACGGTGGATGAGGCACTTGTGCATTTTGGCCAGAGCCTGACATTTTCTGAGCTGCAGGCCAGAGGAAGTCAGCACAAAATGTTTTGCCTTTTGTTCACTCACTATACTTTGACACTGGAGTATGATGCCTTTAGTGTTGCGGACCTGAGCTACAAAGCAATTCATGCAACACCATTATGTAGAAAATGTCCAAAATCGGGTGACGTTTTTTATTAAAAGGAATAGAAACGAAGCCATCATGGAAGAGTTAGGATAAGTGGCTAAAATATTAGTCACAAAAGATGGGTTTTGAAATgttgaaaggaaaaaaaaaaaaagtgtgaaATAATGGGTGTGGTTTATGGAATGATATCTAGAGAACAAGGTTGTGACAGGTGAAATCGCTACCACAGATGGGGCAAAGAGTTTGTTAATTTAGGGTGGCATTCGCCTGGGAGTGTATAGGAAGATGATGTGTGCATGTGGTTGATGGGCAAAGAAcataataggagtaggccatttagccactcaagcctgttccgtcattcaataagatctggtTGTGATCTaaactccacttccctgcctgcCATAACCTTCgtatcccttgtcaatcaaaaatctgtcttactaatcaaaaatctgtcttactcaaccttgaatatatttaatgacccagccgcCACTGCTTACTGGGAATGAGAATTTCAAATACTAAAGACCCACtcagaaaataaattcctcctcatctcagtcttaaacagATCTCCGATTTTGAAACtactccctagttctagattctccaacaaggggGAAAACAGGCCAGGATATGCGGAGTTTTGCAGACATTAAGGTTCATGGACAAGAGATGAGCAATGaaactttgggggtggggggagtctagGATAGCAAAATCTTGTATAAAGATTTCAACCAGTGTGCTGAAGTAGCAAGCAAAGTGGATGAAATTTATTAAGATGGAAGTGAGAACATTGTTAATGGATAGCACATGGGGAGTGAAATGCAGCTCAAACAGGAAGCCAGAGTTACTCATGGTCTCACTGTGTAGATGGAGGCAGTAATATAGGAGAGTTTATGTTAGGACTTATAATAATGATGGCTGCTGTCCCCTAGTGCTCTTGACTTGATATCAAATAGCTAGTCCTAAAGTACAATGCGGAGCAACTGATGTGGTAGTGAGGTACAGTCCGAATCATCATCAGGAGCAAAGAGGCATCAGCAAAACATTTGACCAGAATTGTACAATCTAGACAAAGGCCTTTATGTCTCTGTACCTCCCATCACCATCCTGACATGGGGTGGAAGAGGAGGAGTAATAAAGAGTCATGTTGGTCACTGGGCCATCCTGTGTCTTAGACTAGAGGCCACACTTCATATGTAATCTTTGGAGAAATGTTTGCCTGTGCCAAGATCTGACCTTGTGGTTGTGTTTTACCCTCTCCTTGGACACGAGAGGCGCTAAGATCAATTAGAACACGCAAGCCAAATGAGCATGGGCTGCAGAGTCAATGCTACACTTCCATGGTTTATATTGTTTAGTGCTACACTAGAGGGAATACTGACAGGCTCCACAGCACAAGTTGTAACTCTATAAAAGATTATTCATATGTATATTCTACAAATATTGTAAACTGATCATTCTGAATCAGCAATGCAGGTTATTTAAAACCAATTTCAAACGTCCTTAATCAATCTTGATGGTCAATGACCCTCATCCCTCTGATGCTTAGAATGAGATGGCAAGTAAAATATTATTCAAAATAATATATGGACTAAATCAAGATGCAAGATCCTTTGCTGGTATTCAGCTCAAGAATGCCTAAACTAGTAATAAAAATTAGGACTAAAAATAGACTACAAATCGGTCTGCAATTAATCTCTGGACAAGATAATATTGCAACTAACTGGCTATTCAGGTAAAATGGTGTTGACAGCTGCAGGCAGTACTTGGAAAGGATACAAAAATTGGAAACAGATTTGAGCCGGAACTTTGCTACCGAGGCAGGTAACTGGAGTAGCAAATTTCCCAACGGAATAATAAAGGATTGGCTTCTGGTATTTCacacttatcgtcacaagtaggcttcaatgaagttactgtgaaaagcccctagtcactacattccggcgcctgttcagggagaccggtacgggaattgaacccgcgctgctggttttgttctgcattacaagccagttgttcagCCCACTTTGCAACTTGATAGACCCGCTTCAGTTTAAAGCGCCCCATCACGCAATTTTCCCGCTGGAAAGATGAACGTTGGATCAACAACAAAACTACCAGTTTTCTTTCCACAGTTTAAAGGGAGGgaggtttaaaaaaaattcagaCAATGAGTCATACAGTATTTATCCAACCTAAAAGAGCATTTACGTCGACTTCATCAATTCGTGCCTCCCAGAGTGGATTAAGGCCCTTACAACAACCAAGATGGGGTCTGTTTGAATTCGAGCACCAAGTTCAAATGGTCCACTGAGTTCAGGTTTCCATCCTATGTGAATCATGTCTTGCCCCCTTTCCATTGCTGGCAAAAATGGGATGTTAGAAATGGGGACGGGACGTGCTCATCTGGCCCACCATTTTTAATATGCGACGGGTGAAGATCTGGttcaagaaaatgaaatgaaatgaaaatcgcttattgtcacaagtagtactgtgaaaagtccctggtcgccacattccagcacctgttcagggaggctgatacaggaattgaacctgtgctgctggcctgcctgggcctgctttaaaagccaactatttagcccactgtgctaaatcagccagtTAAATACCAGAAGCCAAACCTTTCAGAGGAGGAACCCTTAACAATAACCAGCTGGCATCAATATTTCTAACATTAAGCTTGATTGCTTGTTTCTTCTGTGATATACCATCTTTCTCCCTTGCAACCAGCCCTACTGGTGTAATGCAGATTCCATAAAACTTTCCTCACTCTAATTTACTAAAGTAATGTAATGTtgacctgaaaaataaacaagttgggcagcacggtagcattgtggatagcacaattgcttcacagctccagggtcccaggttcgattccggcttgggtcactgtttgtgcggagtctgcacagcctcccgtgtgtgcatgggattcctccgggtgctccggtttcctcccacagtccaaagatgtgcaggttaggtggattagccatgataaattgcccttagtgtccaaaattgcccttagtgttgggtggggttactgggttatggggatagggtggaggtgttgaccttgggtaggatgctctttccaagagccggtgcagactcgatgggccaaatggcctccctctgcactgtaaattctatgaaattataaaGCAGCAGCTATGGGTATTAGATAAGTTTTAAACAGTAACTGAACTTACAGATTTTTCTTCCAATGCAAAAGTGTGAAAAATTCAAATATCAGTAAAAATGTGCTAGTGCCACCAAGTGGCCACTGTGACCACTACAATTAAAGAAAGATTCCCTAAAAGGGTGCAAAAATGGGGACAAAGCAGTTAGTCAATCAGTGGGTAATGTTTCTGCCAAGGTCACAAAAGGTTGCCTTAAAGGTGTAGCTTTTTTCCCCCTTCAAACCAGAGAAGGGGGAAGTGTAGCACATGCTATAACTGGGAATATCAGAATGGTTACGTTGAAAAATGCTGCAACAAATTAAATGTTTGATGATGCATTGTCAatttcattgaactgaaggaggcaTTCTTACAAAACCACCAGGAAGAAGTCAAAACAACAACAAATGAAGTCACCTTTGACTCTGCAACCCGTTTCATTTCCACGTATTTAATATCTTGTGTCCGCATGATCTTCAGCTGCTCCTCTGTGACTTCCTCTCTAGGCTGCTTGATGATGTGAACGCCATCCTAAACAGAAAACATTGGAAAATATTTCTAAAACTGAATGGAGGAATAGAGCAAAACAGTCACTATTCCTTTAGACCAAGGAAAAACATCTTGACGAGTGTGAGCAAACATAACGTGTCCATTTGAATAATATAGGTACAGTGAGTACTCGAAGGACAAAAAGATTTTAAAGTAATACACTAATCAAATAAAATTACAGATGGGAACAGATTAAACACAGTCTATTCTCATTTAAAAGTGGAAGCTGCTACTGCATTTGCAAAATATACATTTTTGATAATGACGCTGATAGGTCACAACTGGGATGCGCTAATTCTAAAGCTTACTCATCAGCAGGAGTAGATCCAGCACAGACAAGGAGCGTTCGCTCCAGGATACATGTTGAGAATTGTATGATGTACAGTATTAGCAGAGGATTGGTGTGCAATAACATGGCAATGCAATAATAATGACATGGCAGCTGTGTGAACGACTGCATCAGTGTCCAGGATGTCAAGTAGTTTGCACTTGGGCATGTAATATAAATTTGCCTTGATGTACAACATAAAATGCATCAGCTATTCCAGGGCACACAAGAAGAAATATTAACTTGCACATGAACCCCATCTTCCTCGAATTGCTTTCTGCTAATACATACATATATAaaaggagacttccggtggcgtgggcgagcagggcggccgcaacaacaagagATCCCGccagtggccgcgattcgcggcgattttggggaaatcccagagtcctcacgcactccccgactatcgttggcctttggggccgtcacgagcagccagcggggccggtttaaaaaccggcgaagaaccccgcgcgggtgtcgggcgcgctgggcccggcgcggcaggttagagcagcgggggcggagctacgaggaggctgagGCAGCAGGCTCgagcactatgtagggagggtgcccCACGTCGGATGGTTCCCACCAAGGAAGGTGGTTGAAGCCTGGTCCAGGGGaactctgggtgaatgcagaggagaaagaaagtttaaggaagtttggtgaaagttttttttttctctcccccttttttttcaaaaaaaaaagtcagattgatgaaggacaggagggtgaagggggagagaggagaaaagaaagaagataaaaaacaataagccgctaaaggatgtgaAGAGCAGCGTCGAGGAAAGGAGGAAATGCGGGTTCgcagccgaaggagaagacgagcaaaactgttgacaggatggcggaagccgaactgcaaggcggggccgcactacttacggtggagaagatgaccgaggtgatggcggtggagctgtaaaaacagtttgtgaggcacatggaggccttgaggaaagagacggcggtcgtgttgaggtcattggtggagggggcaatcggcctgatgagggtggaggtggcaaaggcatcggccgaggtgagagagcagcgcgagatgaaggaggtggaggaggccacgacacgacacagcgaccaggtcacctcgatgggggacgagctgcggagggtggtggaggttaacagaggactccgagcaaagctggaagacttggaaaaccgctcaaggcggcacaatgtgagaattgtgggcttacccGAAgggagagggcccaaggccaatgcaatactttgctaagaagttggcggagctgatgggggagggcgagagccccaccctgtgcgagctggaccgagctcatcggtcattaaggccgaagcccaaagtgaacaagccaccaagggcagtaattatctgcatccataagttttgcatgaaggcgaaggtattaagctgggcgaagcaggagcgcgaggtgctgtgggatggtactgcggttcggatctaccaggacttgacggtggagttggcaaaaagatgagcgtcgtttgggcgagtgaaggcagctttgtacaagaagggggtgagattgggtgtggtgtacccggcgaagttgagagtaacatataacgccaaagacttttattttgagacagcggaggcggctgaggcgttcgtgagggcagaaggcttgggacagacgtgaagagcggaactggaagagagactgtggactgtgtttgagcggccggaaaatgtacaaatgttacaactttctttttactgatttgtattgaaatttacttctctttgcattgttacagagtttaagttaatggcgttctgtgttgcgacagttAGA is a window from the Scyliorhinus torazame isolate Kashiwa2021f chromosome 1, sScyTor2.1, whole genome shotgun sequence genome containing:
- the utp11 gene encoding probable U3 small nucleolar RNA-associated protein 11, translating into MAAAFRKAQKSVQRSHQERSQLGSRKRLGLLEKKKDYKLRAQDYHRKRNTLKALRQKAFDKNPDEFYFRMTSTKLQDGVHIIKQPREEVTEEQLKIMRTQDIKYVEMKRVAESKKIERLKSELHLLEADGKPPNKHIFFCKSKKEVKEFDLAKRLNTVPELLDRVYNRPTIETLQKEKIKGATHPKALEKLARQRKHQYTLLQQHIEREKKMFVVAQKIQTQKDLMDKTRKVKVKEETVNSPAIYKFQSERKR